In Chloroflexota bacterium, one DNA window encodes the following:
- a CDS encoding 3-isopropylmalate dehydratase, with translation METAVTFRGRVWKYGDAINTDVIFPGKYTYTLTDPNEWRKHALEDLDPSFAAEAKQGDVIVAGRNWGCGSSREQAVGALKYAGVQVIIAKSFARIYFRNAVNQGVLPVVCAEAVDAIQAGETVEVDLDAHAIRCAAGTFDFPPLSPTIMRIIESGGLIPMLRKKLGVEHLPMPEIKGGE, from the coding sequence GGGCGGGTCTGGAAATATGGTGACGCGATCAATACCGACGTCATCTTTCCGGGCAAATACACGTACACGCTGACCGATCCGAACGAGTGGCGCAAGCACGCGCTGGAAGACCTCGATCCGTCGTTTGCCGCCGAGGCCAAACAAGGCGACGTGATCGTCGCCGGGCGCAACTGGGGCTGCGGCTCATCGCGCGAGCAGGCGGTCGGCGCGCTCAAGTACGCTGGCGTGCAGGTCATCATCGCCAAGTCGTTTGCGCGCATCTACTTCCGCAACGCCGTCAACCAGGGCGTCCTGCCGGTCGTCTGCGCCGAGGCGGTCGATGCGATCCAGGCTGGCGAGACGGTCGAGGTCGATCTGGACGCGCACGCGATCCGCTGTGCGGCGGGCACGTTCGATTTCCCGCCACTGTCGCCGACCATCATGCGTATTATCGAATCGGGCGGGTTGATCCCGATGCTGCGCAAGAAACTTGGCGTCGAGCATCTGCCGATGCCGGAAATCAAGGGCGGCGAATGA